A single Brevundimonas sp. M20 DNA region contains:
- a CDS encoding cystathionine gamma-synthase, which translates to MSSLKNSQGFSTRAIHAGQRPDPTTGAVMTPIYATSTYAQESPGVNKGYEYARGKNPTREAFEACLADLEGGTHGFGFASGMAATSTALELLDAGSHIVTGDDLYGGSWRLFERVRRRSMGLDFSYVDFSDLSAVEAAITPKTKMIWAETPTNPLMKLADIAGLSKIARAHGLLLVVDNTFATPFSQQPLRLGADVVMHSATKYLNGHSDIIGGALVTGNADLAKEIKFLQNSIGGVMGPFDAFLANRGLKTLGLRMKAHNENALAVARWLETRKGIAKVIYPGLISHPQHSLAATQMNGRYGGMVTAIIDGDLSRTKQVLERVQVFTLAESLGGVESLVNHPAIMTHASVPKEVREAGGVTDNLIRLSVGVEDLDDLIADLDQALG; encoded by the coding sequence ATGAGTTCGCTGAAGAACAGCCAGGGGTTCTCGACCCGCGCCATCCACGCCGGGCAGCGGCCCGACCCGACGACGGGCGCGGTGATGACCCCCATCTACGCGACCTCGACCTATGCCCAGGAGAGCCCGGGCGTGAACAAGGGCTATGAGTACGCCCGCGGCAAGAACCCGACGCGCGAGGCGTTCGAGGCCTGTCTGGCGGACCTCGAGGGCGGCACGCACGGCTTCGGCTTCGCCTCCGGAATGGCGGCGACGTCCACCGCGCTGGAGTTGCTGGACGCCGGGTCGCACATCGTCACCGGCGATGACCTGTACGGCGGTTCGTGGCGACTGTTCGAGCGGGTCCGCCGCCGGTCGATGGGGCTGGACTTCAGCTATGTCGATTTCAGCGACCTGAGCGCCGTCGAGGCGGCCATCACGCCCAAGACGAAGATGATCTGGGCCGAGACGCCCACCAATCCGCTGATGAAGCTGGCCGACATCGCCGGCCTGTCGAAGATCGCCCGGGCCCACGGCCTGCTGCTGGTGGTCGACAACACCTTCGCCACCCCATTCAGCCAGCAGCCGCTGCGGCTGGGCGCCGACGTGGTCATGCACTCGGCGACCAAATACCTGAACGGTCACTCCGACATCATCGGCGGGGCGCTGGTCACCGGGAACGCCGACCTCGCGAAGGAGATCAAATTCCTGCAGAACTCGATCGGAGGGGTGATGGGGCCGTTCGACGCCTTCCTCGCCAACCGGGGTCTGAAGACGCTCGGCCTGCGGATGAAGGCGCACAACGAGAACGCGCTGGCCGTCGCCCGCTGGCTGGAGACCCGCAAAGGAATCGCCAAGGTCATCTATCCGGGCCTGATCAGCCACCCGCAGCACAGTCTGGCGGCGACGCAGATGAACGGCCGCTATGGCGGCATGGTCACGGCGATCATCGATGGCGACCTGTCGCGGACGAAGCAGGTGCTGGAGCGGGTGCAGGTCTTCACGCTTGCGGAGTCGCTGGGTGGTGTCGAAAGCCTTGTGAACCACCCGGCCATCATGACCCACGCCAGCGTGCCCAAGGAGGTGCGCGAGGCGGGCGGTGTCACCGACAACCTGATCCGGCTGTCGGTCGGGGTCGAGGACCTGGACGATCTGATCGCCGATCTGGATCAGGCGCTGGGCTGA
- a CDS encoding cold-shock protein yields the protein MATGTVKWFNSTKGYGFIQPDDGGKDVFVHISAVEAAGLRGLDENQKVSYELERDRRSGKESAGQLKTEG from the coding sequence ATGGCTACCGGCACCGTTAAGTGGTTCAACTCGACCAAGGGCTACGGCTTCATCCAGCCGGACGACGGCGGCAAGGACGTCTTCGTCCACATCTCGGCCGTGGAAGCGGCCGGCCTGCGCGGCCTGGATGAAAACCAGAAGGTTTCCTACGAACTCGAGCGCGACCGTCGCTCGGGCAAGGAATCGGCTGGTCAACTGAAGACCGAAGGCTGA
- a CDS encoding TorF family putative porin: MIRTLTLAFVAATALASPALAQDAGDWTVSFGAATDNRSKDASKSQGDPYAWGAVEWESASGAFYVGPGFETIKSSTGSDLELELGGGWRPEVMGFDLDLNATYKYQVDADQGADNDAWEFTADVKRSIGPASARLRLQHSPDGTGSTEAWTWVSVRGGWDFTDKLTATAEIGRREQDNSVDYTGWNAGFSYALTRNMEAEVRYYDTDADANNPQYADAVVAGISFAF, encoded by the coding sequence ATGATCCGTACACTGACGCTGGCCTTCGTGGCCGCCACCGCCCTCGCCTCTCCCGCCCTCGCACAGGACGCGGGCGACTGGACCGTGTCGTTCGGCGCGGCCACCGACAACCGCTCCAAAGACGCCTCCAAGTCGCAGGGTGATCCCTATGCCTGGGGCGCGGTCGAGTGGGAGAGCGCGTCGGGCGCCTTCTACGTCGGGCCGGGCTTCGAGACGATCAAAAGCTCGACCGGATCGGATCTCGAGCTTGAGCTCGGCGGCGGCTGGCGGCCCGAGGTCATGGGCTTCGACCTCGACCTGAACGCCACATACAAATACCAGGTCGACGCCGATCAGGGCGCGGACAATGACGCATGGGAATTCACCGCCGACGTCAAACGCTCCATCGGTCCGGCCAGCGCCCGCCTGCGTCTGCAACACTCGCCGGACGGGACAGGCTCGACCGAGGCCTGGACCTGGGTGTCGGTGCGCGGCGGCTGGGATTTCACCGACAAGCTCACCGCGACCGCCGAGATCGGCCGCCGGGAGCAGGACAACAGCGTCGATTACACCGGCTGGAACGCGGGTTTCAGCTACGCCCTGACCCGCAATATGGAAGCCGAAGTCCGGTACTATGACACCGACGCCGACGCGAATAATCCGCAGTACGCGGACGCCGTCGTGGCCGGGATCAGCTTCGCCTTCTAG
- a CDS encoding cold-shock protein, translated as MATGTVKWYNPTKGYGFIAPDDGGKDVFVHASAVEVSDLGILSESQKISYEIERDARSGKESAGRLKAAE; from the coding sequence ATGGCTACCGGCACTGTCAAATGGTACAACCCCACCAAGGGCTACGGCTTCATCGCTCCCGATGACGGCGGCAAGGACGTCTTCGTCCACGCCTCGGCCGTCGAGGTCTCGGATCTGGGCATCCTCAGCGAAAGCCAGAAGATTTCCTACGAGATCGAGCGCGACGCGCGCTCGGGCAAGGAATCCGCCGGTCGGCTGAAAGCCGCCGAATAG
- the queF gene encoding preQ(1) synthase, producing MTTDTSGLHQLGQMTAAPTSPETAVLERVPNPHADTLYLARFTAPEFTSLCPVTGQPDFAHIVIDYAPGDWLVESKSLKLYLTSFRNHGAFHEDCTVAIGKRLADLLQPKWLRIGGYWYPRGGIPIDVFWQTGPAPEGLWLPDQGVPTYRGRG from the coding sequence ATGACCACCGACACCTCGGGCCTGCACCAGCTGGGCCAAATGACCGCCGCACCGACCAGCCCGGAAACCGCCGTGCTGGAGCGGGTGCCCAATCCGCATGCGGACACCCTCTACCTCGCGCGCTTCACGGCGCCGGAGTTCACCAGCCTGTGCCCCGTCACCGGCCAGCCGGACTTCGCCCACATCGTCATCGACTATGCGCCGGGCGACTGGCTGGTCGAGAGCAAGAGCCTGAAGCTGTACCTGACCAGCTTCCGCAACCACGGCGCCTTCCACGAGGACTGCACCGTGGCCATCGGCAAGCGTCTGGCCGACCTGCTGCAGCCGAAATGGCTGCGCATTGGGGGCTACTGGTATCCGCGCGGCGGCATACCCATCGACGTCTTCTGGCAGACCGGCCCGGCCCCGGAAGGCCTCTGGCTGCCCGACCAGGGCGTGCCGACCTATCGCGGACGGGGGTGA
- a CDS encoding oxidoreductase, whose amino-acid sequence MTSTSSRVWFVTGASRGLGAAIVRTLLDAGERVVATARKRDGLTAAFGADSDALLSLSLDVTDQSAVRTAVAAALTRFGRIDVLVNNAGYGDLSLFEESTAEDVFAQYDTNVFGLMHVTRAVLPAMRAQRSGRIFNVSSVGGIVGGASGSLYCASKFAVEGFTESLAQEVAPFGIHATIVEPGFFRTDFLEPTSVKHGSNPIADYAETSAALKAFYDSRSHNQAGDPVKLARALITLADAEQPPVRWCAGTDALAMVQAKIDSLQTELDAWRDLSASTDGDFDFREETGSSAWG is encoded by the coding sequence ATGACCTCCACATCTTCCCGCGTCTGGTTCGTGACCGGCGCCTCGCGCGGCCTCGGCGCGGCTATCGTCCGCACCCTGCTGGACGCCGGTGAACGCGTCGTCGCCACCGCCCGCAAGCGCGATGGCCTGACCGCCGCCTTCGGCGCCGACAGCGACGCCCTGCTCTCCCTGTCGCTGGACGTGACCGACCAGAGCGCCGTGCGGACGGCCGTCGCCGCCGCCCTGACCCGCTTCGGCCGGATCGACGTGCTGGTGAACAACGCCGGCTACGGCGACCTGTCCCTGTTCGAGGAATCGACCGCCGAGGACGTCTTCGCCCAGTACGACACCAACGTCTTCGGCCTGATGCACGTCACCCGCGCGGTCCTGCCGGCGATGCGGGCGCAACGCTCTGGCCGCATCTTCAACGTCTCCTCGGTCGGCGGCATCGTCGGCGGGGCCAGCGGCAGCCTGTACTGCGCCTCCAAGTTCGCGGTGGAAGGCTTCACCGAGTCGCTGGCGCAGGAAGTGGCCCCGTTCGGCATTCACGCCACCATCGTCGAGCCCGGTTTCTTCCGCACCGACTTCCTTGAGCCGACGTCAGTGAAGCATGGCTCCAATCCCATCGCCGACTACGCTGAAACCTCGGCCGCGCTGAAAGCCTTCTACGACAGCCGCAGCCACAATCAGGCGGGCGACCCGGTGAAGCTGGCGCGCGCCCTGATCACCCTGGCCGACGCCGAGCAGCCGCCGGTCCGCTGGTGCGCGGGTACGGACGCGCTGGCCATGGTGCAGGCCAAGATCGACAGCCTGCAGACCGAACTGGACGCCTGGCGCGACCTGTCGGCGAGCACCGACGGCGACTTCGACTTCCGCGAGGAGACCGGCTCCAGCGCCTGGGGCTGA
- a CDS encoding helix-turn-helix transcriptional regulator — MIDIQTLGLERFQASAGQASALLKALSNEHRLMILCQLGDRELQVSELLDRVGLSQSALSQHLARLRDDGLVSARREGVAVFYRIADPAALKVIAVLAEIFCPPLP; from the coding sequence ATGATCGATATCCAGACCCTCGGACTTGAACGCTTCCAGGCCAGCGCCGGACAGGCGTCGGCCCTGCTCAAGGCCCTGTCCAACGAGCATCGCCTGATGATCCTGTGCCAGCTCGGCGACCGGGAGCTTCAGGTGTCGGAACTGCTGGATCGGGTCGGGCTGTCCCAGTCCGCACTGTCCCAGCACCTGGCGCGTCTGCGCGACGACGGACTGGTGTCCGCCCGCCGCGAGGGCGTCGCGGTCTTCTATCGCATCGCCGACCCCGCGGCCCTGAAGGTCATCGCCGTTCTGGCCGAGATCTTCTGCCCGCCCCTGCCCTGA
- a CDS encoding dienelactone hydrolase family protein, with the protein MRRRALLAGFGASLAVPALAQEALVAGPTYEGLTFPSHGKSIRAIHYTPAGEGRRAAIVMMHGSGARITNRGPWHELAMRFAGDGYQVLTPLFTDAWADDGVRPERMMDAWRHVGSDAIDWLIARGVNRRRTAMFGYSLGSYVAVDGALGNSRAAAAIGLAGGVDVYQPRKPRRRIPVLILRAENDTHVLPRNTAAWIDFLREGNVSVREEVLAGAGHLFTPPQWLEIFERSAAFYGGNIGRIDQDAS; encoded by the coding sequence ATGCGGCGAAGAGCGCTTCTGGCGGGTTTCGGGGCGAGCCTTGCGGTCCCCGCGCTGGCGCAGGAGGCGCTGGTCGCCGGGCCGACCTATGAGGGCCTGACCTTCCCGAGCCACGGCAAGTCGATCCGGGCGATCCACTACACTCCGGCGGGCGAGGGACGGCGCGCGGCGATCGTGATGATGCATGGCTCGGGCGCGCGGATCACCAACCGTGGTCCCTGGCACGAGCTGGCCATGCGGTTCGCGGGCGACGGCTATCAGGTGCTCACGCCCCTGTTCACCGACGCCTGGGCCGATGACGGGGTTCGCCCGGAGCGCATGATGGATGCCTGGCGTCATGTGGGGTCGGATGCGATCGACTGGCTCATCGCTCGCGGCGTCAACCGGCGTCGCACCGCCATGTTCGGCTATTCGCTGGGGTCCTACGTCGCGGTGGACGGGGCGCTGGGGAACAGCCGGGCGGCGGCGGCCATCGGTCTCGCCGGCGGGGTTGACGTCTATCAGCCCCGCAAGCCGCGTCGGCGGATTCCGGTGCTGATCCTGCGGGCGGAGAATGATACCCATGTCCTGCCCCGCAACACCGCGGCCTGGATTGACTTCCTGCGTGAGGGAAACGTCAGTGTCCGCGAAGAGGTGCTGGCGGGCGCCGGCCATTTGTTCACCCCGCCGCAGTGGCTCGAGATTTTCGAGCGCTCGGCGGCCTTCTACGGCGGCAACATCGGCCGCATTGACCAGGACGCTTCATGA
- a CDS encoding nitronate monooxygenase family protein: MAIPASLQKGLKLPVIAAPMFLVSGPDLVVETCNAGAIGTFPSLNQRTTEGYREWLHEIKDRLNPDAAAFGVNHIVHPTNPRLMADMMVSVEEKVPLIITSLGAVRDVVDAVHGYGGLVFHDIANVRHARKAAEAGVDGLILVANGAGGHAGIVNPFALVEEVRGFFDGTIILSGCLSTGSDVAAALMMGADFAYMGTRFINTTEAMAPDAYKDMIIDSGSADIVHTPAVSGIPANFMTKSLIENGIDPKHLPEHKLDMADEAKAWKTVWSAGQGAGAIHDILPAGQLVGRLRDEFAQATEQFAKRTAFI, translated from the coding sequence ATGGCCATTCCGGCTTCGCTTCAAAAAGGTCTCAAGCTGCCGGTGATCGCGGCGCCCATGTTCCTGGTCTCCGGGCCGGATCTGGTGGTCGAGACGTGCAACGCGGGGGCCATCGGCACCTTCCCGTCGCTGAACCAGCGCACCACCGAGGGCTATCGGGAGTGGCTGCATGAGATCAAGGACCGCCTGAACCCCGACGCTGCCGCCTTCGGCGTGAACCACATCGTCCACCCGACCAACCCGCGCCTGATGGCCGACATGATGGTTTCGGTCGAGGAGAAGGTGCCGCTGATCATCACCTCGCTGGGCGCGGTGCGTGACGTGGTCGATGCGGTGCACGGCTACGGCGGTCTGGTCTTCCACGACATCGCCAACGTCCGCCACGCCCGCAAGGCGGCGGAAGCGGGCGTCGACGGCCTGATCCTGGTCGCCAACGGCGCAGGCGGCCACGCGGGCATCGTCAACCCGTTCGCCCTGGTGGAAGAGGTCCGCGGCTTCTTCGACGGGACCATCATCCTGTCGGGCTGTCTGTCGACCGGCTCGGACGTCGCCGCCGCCCTGATGATGGGCGCCGACTTCGCCTACATGGGCACGCGCTTCATCAACACGACCGAAGCCATGGCCCCCGACGCCTACAAGGACATGATCATCGATTCGGGCTCGGCCGACATCGTCCACACCCCGGCGGTGTCGGGCATTCCGGCCAACTTCATGACCAAGTCCCTGATCGAGAACGGCATCGACCCCAAACACCTGCCCGAGCACAAGCTGGACATGGCCGACGAGGCCAAGGCCTGGAAGACGGTCTGGTCCGCCGGTCAGGGCGCGGGCGCGATCCACGACATCCTGCCCGCCGGTCAACTGGTCGGCCGCCTGCGCGACGAATTCGCTCAGGCGACGGAACAGTTCGCCAAGCGCACCGCCTTCATCTAG
- a CDS encoding dienelactone hydrolase family protein, with the protein MRAAMIALLVSVAGSASPTFAASPQEGAVQVGRPGCADDVAVRATRELIHFDSRGRPVRGYLYTPRGEANGLGIVMLHGGTGFEMNSILFDAHAIQLASRGYRVLLPAYFDVAQPERTRRTLTARAWRQVALDAVEALQAEPGMARGGVTLWGYSRGAAVALLAATGEDSPVTSAVLVAGGGELEEDLAGRQAAFLLLHARRDEAVPVRTTRRLAEDLRGAGAWVEIEELAFDGHQYDLPTWCSVFGRTRAFVSARSGN; encoded by the coding sequence ATGCGTGCCGCCATGATCGCGCTTCTGGTGTCGGTCGCGGGCTCCGCGAGCCCGACCTTCGCGGCCTCGCCGCAAGAGGGGGCGGTTCAGGTAGGACGGCCGGGCTGCGCGGATGATGTGGCCGTCAGGGCCACGCGCGAGCTCATCCATTTCGACAGCCGGGGGCGTCCGGTCCGGGGCTATCTGTACACGCCGCGCGGCGAGGCCAACGGCTTGGGCATCGTCATGCTGCATGGCGGCACGGGGTTCGAGATGAACTCCATTCTGTTCGACGCCCACGCGATCCAGCTGGCCTCGCGCGGCTACCGGGTCCTTCTGCCTGCCTACTTCGACGTCGCCCAGCCGGAACGGACCCGTCGGACGTTGACGGCCCGGGCGTGGCGTCAGGTCGCCCTGGATGCGGTGGAGGCGCTTCAGGCCGAACCGGGAATGGCGCGGGGCGGGGTCACGCTTTGGGGATACTCCCGCGGCGCCGCGGTGGCCTTGCTGGCGGCGACAGGAGAGGACAGCCCGGTGACCTCCGCCGTTCTCGTCGCCGGCGGCGGCGAACTGGAAGAGGACCTTGCAGGGCGGCAGGCGGCCTTCCTGCTTCTGCACGCCCGTCGCGATGAGGCTGTGCCGGTGCGGACGACGCGACGTCTCGCCGAGGACTTGCGCGGAGCCGGCGCGTGGGTCGAGATCGAGGAACTGGCCTTCGATGGCCACCAGTACGATCTGCCGACCTGGTGCTCGGTATTCGGGCGGACCCGGGCATTCGTCTCCGCGCGGTCCGGAAACTGA
- a CDS encoding rhodanese family protein, which translates to MTATLNPLSPREVADRLKSGAIRLVDIRETDEFAREHIQGAAPAPLSTFEAADLSIHARQDIVFMCRTGNRTGVNCDRLAARVDGPAYVLEGGLEAWKKAGLPTRLDTRKPIELMRQVQMTAGGLVLLGAVLGLLIHPAFWGLSAFVGAGLFFAGLTGFCGMARLLALAPWNRAAKAA; encoded by the coding sequence ATGACCGCCACCCTCAATCCCCTCTCCCCGCGCGAGGTCGCCGACCGGCTGAAGTCCGGCGCGATCCGGCTGGTCGACATTCGCGAGACCGACGAGTTCGCCCGCGAGCACATCCAGGGCGCCGCCCCCGCCCCGCTCTCGACCTTCGAGGCCGCCGACCTGTCGATCCACGCGCGACAGGACATCGTCTTCATGTGCCGGACCGGCAACCGGACCGGCGTGAACTGCGACCGCCTGGCCGCGCGCGTGGACGGCCCGGCCTATGTGCTGGAGGGCGGGCTGGAGGCGTGGAAGAAGGCCGGCCTGCCGACCCGGCTCGATACCCGCAAACCCATCGAGTTGATGCGTCAGGTCCAGATGACGGCCGGCGGCCTGGTCCTGCTGGGCGCCGTGCTGGGCCTGCTGATCCATCCGGCCTTCTGGGGGCTCAGCGCCTTCGTCGGCGCGGGCCTGTTCTTCGCCGGCCTGACCGGCTTCTGCGGCATGGCCCGACTGCTCGCCCTCGCCCCCTGGAATCGCGCGGCGAAGGCGGCCTGA
- a CDS encoding DUF817 domain-containing protein, with the protein MIPTRRLPLEALGRRWLTHAQAWADRSRWRAAVYEFLWFGLKQAWACLFGGLLLALIVGTFLWWPEGAPVSRYDFLVVGAVLIQIGMLALKLESRDEAVVILLFHIAGTAMELFKTAQGSWIYPEESLLRIGGVPLFSGFMYAAVGSYIARVQRVFHIRVRGYPPFWMTAVLAAAIYVNFFAHHWLWDARIGLFIATAVVFGRGWFWFTTDRRRRGMPLLLGYVLVALFIWFAENLATFGRAWTYPSQEAGWTMVGLEKLGSWFLLMILSIVLVSIVHRPEEEDQPPASARTAT; encoded by the coding sequence ATGATCCCGACCCGTCGCCTCCCGCTCGAAGCTCTCGGTCGCCGCTGGCTCACGCACGCGCAGGCGTGGGCGGACCGGTCGCGGTGGCGGGCCGCGGTCTACGAGTTCCTGTGGTTCGGGCTGAAGCAGGCCTGGGCCTGCCTGTTCGGCGGTCTGCTGCTGGCGCTGATCGTCGGCACCTTCCTGTGGTGGCCCGAGGGAGCGCCGGTGTCGCGCTATGACTTTCTGGTCGTCGGCGCCGTCCTGATCCAGATCGGCATGCTGGCCCTGAAGCTGGAAAGCCGGGATGAGGCGGTGGTGATCCTGCTGTTCCACATCGCCGGGACGGCGATGGAGCTGTTCAAGACGGCGCAGGGTTCGTGGATCTATCCCGAGGAGTCGCTGCTGAGGATCGGCGGCGTGCCGTTGTTCTCGGGCTTCATGTATGCGGCGGTGGGCAGCTATATCGCGCGGGTGCAGCGGGTGTTTCACATCCGGGTGCGCGGCTATCCGCCGTTCTGGATGACGGCGGTGCTGGCGGCCGCGATCTACGTCAACTTCTTCGCCCATCACTGGCTGTGGGACGCGCGGATCGGGCTGTTCATCGCCACGGCGGTGGTGTTCGGGCGCGGCTGGTTCTGGTTCACGACCGACCGTCGGCGGCGCGGGATGCCGCTGCTGCTGGGCTATGTTCTGGTCGCCCTGTTCATCTGGTTCGCCGAAAACCTCGCCACCTTCGGTCGCGCCTGGACCTATCCGTCGCAGGAGGCGGGATGGACCATGGTGGGGCTGGAGAAGCTGGGCAGCTGGTTCCTGCTGATGATCCTGTCGATCGTTCTGGTCTCCATCGTCCACCGGCCGGAAGAGGAGGATCAGCCGCCCGCCAGCGCCCGGACCGCGACATAG
- a CDS encoding sulfite exporter TauE/SafE family protein, which yields METPTLLLAAMSGGLVALLLTVFGGGGSVLAVPLLMYVVGVADPHVAIGVSAAGVSLNALTALVGQARAGRVRWPCALTFAVFGAGGAWLGSSLAKQIDGHQLLLFFALAMAGVALAMFRRPRSEGDVTVRLNPAMAPRVAVSGAGVGAAAGFFGIGGGFLIVPGLMGATGMTLAMAQASSLVSVAAFGASTAVNYSLSGLVSWPLVAAMTVGGVAGTLVGLPISHRLGANAALGRRLFAGLILLTAVYVAVRALAGG from the coding sequence ATGGAGACGCCGACCCTGCTGCTGGCCGCCATGAGCGGCGGACTGGTCGCCCTGCTGCTGACGGTGTTCGGTGGCGGCGGGTCGGTGCTGGCCGTGCCCCTGCTGATGTATGTCGTCGGCGTGGCGGACCCGCACGTGGCCATCGGCGTCTCGGCGGCCGGGGTGTCGCTGAACGCCCTGACCGCCCTGGTCGGACAGGCCCGCGCGGGGCGTGTCCGCTGGCCCTGCGCCCTGACCTTCGCGGTCTTCGGGGCCGGCGGGGCCTGGCTGGGCTCGAGCCTCGCCAAGCAGATCGACGGGCATCAGCTGCTGCTGTTCTTCGCCCTCGCCATGGCCGGCGTCGCCCTCGCCATGTTCCGGCGCCCGAGGTCCGAAGGGGACGTCACGGTGCGGCTGAACCCCGCCATGGCCCCGCGCGTGGCCGTGTCCGGCGCGGGCGTGGGCGCGGCGGCGGGCTTTTTCGGCATCGGCGGCGGCTTCCTGATCGTGCCGGGCCTGATGGGCGCCACCGGCATGACACTGGCGATGGCGCAGGCGTCGTCGCTGGTCAGCGTCGCCGCCTTCGGCGCCTCGACGGCGGTGAATTACAGCCTGTCCGGCCTCGTCTCCTGGCCTTTGGTGGCGGCGATGACCGTCGGCGGCGTGGCCGGAACGCTCGTCGGCCTGCCGATCTCGCACCGCCTCGGCGCCAACGCGGCGCTCGGCCGCCGTCTGTTCGCCGGCCTGATCCTGCTCACCGCTGTCTATGTCGCGGTCCGGGCGCTGGCGGGCGGCTGA
- a CDS encoding TetR/AcrR family transcriptional regulator C-terminal domain-containing protein has translation MSLDRQHIIETSLTLLDQTGLEGLTMRRLAEALGVQAPALYWHFPNKTALLDDMAEAMVSAIAASIDVSAAYPEVLRRMAVALRKVLLSRRDGARLFAGTFVARENMLEVSEILISAMLRGGFDARTATRAVFSLGYFIMGFVIEEQALEEQMRASGGVHPILEKLWEQPAGGYEDTRAVLPELIETDQDARFAFGVDLILRGLADLHDSRSVAGERR, from the coding sequence ATGAGCCTTGATCGTCAGCATATTATCGAAACAAGCCTGACTCTGCTGGACCAGACAGGGCTCGAAGGCCTGACAATGCGCAGGTTGGCGGAAGCCCTCGGCGTACAGGCCCCCGCGCTTTACTGGCACTTCCCCAACAAGACCGCCCTGCTGGATGACATGGCCGAGGCGATGGTCTCCGCGATAGCCGCATCCATCGACGTTTCAGCCGCCTATCCGGAGGTGTTGCGGCGGATGGCGGTGGCGCTGCGCAAGGTGTTGCTGAGCCGCCGGGACGGCGCGCGCCTGTTCGCCGGCACCTTTGTAGCGCGTGAGAATATGCTGGAGGTCAGCGAGATCCTGATCAGCGCCATGCTCCGGGGCGGCTTCGACGCGCGCACCGCGACACGGGCGGTCTTTTCTCTGGGCTATTTCATCATGGGCTTCGTGATCGAGGAACAGGCCCTCGAAGAACAGATGCGCGCCAGCGGCGGCGTGCACCCCATTCTCGAAAAGCTGTGGGAACAGCCCGCGGGTGGATACGAGGACACCCGCGCGGTCCTGCCGGAACTCATCGAGACCGATCAGGACGCCCGCTTCGCCTTCGGGGTCGATCTCATTCTCCGAGGTCTGGCCGATCTGCATGACAGCCGGTCTGTTGCAGGCGAGCGTCGGTGA
- a CDS encoding MBL fold metallo-hydrolase: MNPMSRPDVVGVFDPATHTVSYVVSDPATGAAAIIDPVLDFDPAAARTSTGSVDRLLEIVAARGLRLEQVLETHAHADHLTGAHEIRERTGAPVSIGAAITRVQKTFGDLFEAADVRPDASAFDRTWADGDRFRLGEMDVEVLHTPGHTPACISYRIGDAVFVGDTLFMPDFGTARCDFPGGDARTLYRSIQRLLALPDETRMFVGHDYLPAGRRDFAWQTTVAAQKADNIHVGGGRSEADFVALREARDATLPAPQLILPSLQINIRAGALPPAEASGRRFLKTPLNAL; encoded by the coding sequence ATGAACCCGATGTCCCGTCCTGACGTGGTCGGCGTTTTCGACCCCGCCACCCACACTGTCAGCTACGTCGTTTCCGACCCGGCCACGGGCGCGGCGGCGATCATTGATCCGGTGCTGGACTTCGATCCCGCCGCCGCCCGGACGTCCACCGGCTCGGTGGATCGTCTGCTGGAGATCGTCGCGGCGCGGGGGCTGCGGCTGGAGCAGGTGCTGGAGACGCACGCCCACGCTGATCACCTGACCGGCGCCCACGAGATTCGCGAGCGCACCGGCGCGCCGGTCAGCATCGGCGCAGCGATAACGCGGGTGCAGAAAACCTTTGGCGACCTGTTCGAGGCTGCCGATGTGCGGCCGGACGCCTCGGCCTTCGACCGCACCTGGGCGGATGGCGACCGGTTCAGACTGGGTGAGATGGACGTCGAGGTGCTGCACACGCCCGGCCATACGCCGGCCTGCATCAGCTATCGCATCGGGGACGCGGTCTTCGTCGGCGACACCCTGTTCATGCCGGACTTCGGCACGGCGCGGTGCGACTTCCCCGGCGGCGACGCCCGCACCCTGTACCGGTCGATCCAGCGCCTGCTGGCGTTGCCGGACGAGACCCGCATGTTCGTCGGCCACGACTACCTGCCCGCCGGGCGTCGCGACTTCGCATGGCAAACCACCGTCGCGGCGCAGAAGGCGGACAATATCCATGTCGGCGGCGGGCGTTCGGAAGCGGACTTCGTGGCCCTGCGCGAGGCGCGGGACGCGACGCTCCCGGCGCCGCAGCTGATCCTGCCGTCGTTGCAGATCAACATCCGGGCCGGGGCCCTGCCGCCCGCGGAGGCCTCGGGCCGCCGCTTTCTGAAGACGCCTCTGAACGCCCTCTGA